The nucleotide window CGCGGCACCCCGCTCCTCGTCCAGATATTCCTCATCTACTTCGCCCTGCCCATCCTCCTCGGCGCGCGCATCGACCCCTTCATCGCCGCCATCACCGCCTGCAGCATCAACAGCGGCGCCTATGTCGCCGAAATCTTCCGCGCCGGCATCCAATCCATCGACAAAGGCCAAATGGAAGCCGGCCGCTCCCTCGGCATGACCTGGTCCCAGACCATGCGCCACATCATATTGCCCCAGGCCTTCAAACGCATCATCCCGCCCCTCGGCAACGAATTCATCGCCATGCTCAAAGACTCCTCGCTCGTCTCCGTCATCGGCTTCGAAGAACTCACCCGGCGCGGCCAGCTCATCATCGCCCGCACCTACGGTTCCTTCGAAATCTGGCTTACCGTCGCCTTCATCTACCTCATCATGACCTTCGCCATCTCCCGCCTCGTCGCCTACCTCGAAAGGAGGTACAAAATCGATGATAAACATTGAGAACCTCCATAAACACTTCGGCAAACTCCACGTCCTCCGCGGCATCGACGCCCACGTCGCCGAGGGCGAAGTCGTCGTCATCATCGGCCCCAGCGGCTCGGGCAAAAGCACCCTCCTCCGCTGTATCAACTACCTCGAAGAACCAAGCTCCGGCCGCATCACCGTCGCCGGCATCCCCCTCAGCGGCCAGGCAAACATCAACAAAATCCGCGCCGAAGTCGGCATGGTCTTCCAGCGCTTCAACCTCTTCCCCCACATGACCGTCCTCGAAAACATCACCCTCGCCCCCGCCGTCGTCCGCAAAACCGCCCGCGCCCAAGCCGAAAAGACCGCCCTCGCCCTCCTCGCCAAAGTCGGCCTCGCCGACAAAGCCGCCGCCTACCCCGAACAGCTCTCCGGCGGCCAGCAGCAGCGCGTCGCCATCGCCCGGGCGC belongs to Sporomusaceae bacterium and includes:
- a CDS encoding amino acid ABC transporter permease, whose amino-acid sequence is MNFDVELIVRSFPLLLAGAAVTVQITALSVGFGLLIGMFVGIARISRLLPVRAAAAVYVDFIRGTPLLVQIFLIYFALPILLGARIDPFIAAITACSINSGAYVAEIFRAGIQSIDKGQMEAGRSLGMTWSQTMRHIILPQAFKRIIPPLGNEFIAMLKDSSLVSVIGFEELTRRGQLIIARTYGSFEIWLTVAFIYLIMTFAISRLVAYLERRYKIDDKH
- a CDS encoding amino acid ABC transporter ATP-binding protein, which encodes MINIENLHKHFGKLHVLRGIDAHVAEGEVVVIIGPSGSGKSTLLRCINYLEEPSSGRITVAGIPLSGQANINKIRAEVGMVFQRFNLFPHMTVLENITLAPAVVRKTARAQAEKTALALLAKVGLADKAAAYPEQLSGGQQQRVAIARALAMRPKIMLFDEPTSALDPEMIKEVLDVMKTLAREGMTMVVVTHEMGFAREVGDRVIFMDEGRIIEQGAPEEFFAGGREQRTKAFLSKIL